The DNA segment CTGCGACATGCTTACTCCGCTGCGACCTTGGACATGCGACCCGCCTTTTGTGCGGTAATCCGATCTTCGATCACATCTCGGAAATTGCGGATCAGACCTTGGATTGGCCAAGCGGCCGCATCCCCCAACGCACAGATTGTGTGACCTTCGACCTGCTTGGTCACGTCCCACAGCATGTCGATTTCCTCGATCTCGGCCTCGCCGCGCAGCAGGCGGTCCATGACGCGCATCATCCAGCCGGTGCCTTCGCGACACGGCGTGCACTGGCCGCAGCTTTCATGCTTGTAGAATTTCGACAGCCGCCAGATGGCCTTGATGATGTCGGTCTGCTTGTCCATCACGATCACAGCCGCTGTCCCAAGGCCAGAGCCAAGCTCATTGCGCAGGTAATCGAAATCCATCGTGGCATCGCGCATCTTTTCGCCGCGCACGCACGGCACTGAACTGCCACCGGGGATAACCGCCAGCAGATTGTCCCAGCCACCGCGAATGCCGCCACAATGCTTTTCGATCAATTCCTCGAAACTGATCGACATGGCCTCTTCCACCACGCAGGGGCGGTTCACATGGCCCGAGATGGCGAACAACTTGGTACCGGCATTGTTGGGACGCCCAAAGCCCGCAAACCACGCGCCACCACGGCGCAGGATAGTGGGCACCACAGCAATCGATTCCACATTGTTCACAGTTGTAGGGCACCCATACAGCCCCGCACCCGCCGGAAAGGGCGGCTTCATGCGCGGCATGCCCTTTTTGCCCTCAAGGCTTTCCAGCAAGGCCGTTTCCTCGCCGCAGATATAGGCGCCTGCACCGTGATGCAGGTAGATGTCGAAATCCCAGCCCGACCCGCTGGCATTGGGGCCGACAAGGCCAGCGTCATAGGCTTCGTCAATCGCGTTTTGCAACGCTTCACGCTCGCGGATATATTCGCCGCGAATATAGATATAGCAGGCATGCGCCTGCATGGCGAAGCTGGCAATCAGGCAGCCCTCGATCAGGGTGTGCGGATCATGGCGCATGATTTCGCGGTCTTTGCAGGTGCCCGGTTCGGACTCGTCTGCATTGACCACGAGATAAGAGGGGCGACCATCGCTTTCCTTGGGCATGAACGACCATTTGAGGCCAGTGGGAAAACCTGCACCCCCGCGCCCGCGCAAGCCCGATTGTTTCATCTCGTCGATGATCCAATCGCGGCCCTTTTCCAGCAATGCCTTGGTTCCATCCCAATGTCCGCGTGCCTGCGCGCCCTTGAGCGAGCGGTCATGCATCCCGTAGATATTGGTAAAGATCCGGTCCTTGTCTTCAAGCATGTGCTTACCCTTATCTGCCGACTATTTGTCGGCCTTGCCCTGTCGCCAGACGCGAAACGTTACAATCAATGCCCAAACGAACGCCGCCAGCGCGGAAAAATCTATCAAGAACGCGTAGCGCGGGTCCCAGCCAAATTCGCGCCCCATCCAGCCCAGAACCACCCAAGCCACGATGGTCACAGCCATGACCAGCCCTGCAAGCCGCGCCTGCCGGGCCAGTGCCATTTCGCGGGACGAAGGTTTCGCCATGCGCTCTCATCCTTATGCCCCGTCAGGAGCTTTGTGACTTATCAGCCTCACCGGCTGCGGCAAGATTGTTGGCCTGTTCTACCCAGCCATCCCGCGCAATCCGGCCCTTGAATTTCAGCCGTGCGTCCACCCACTCAATTTCAGCAGCACTCCAGCCAGCGATCTGCCAGTAATGCCAGACGCCAAGATCATTCAGCACGCCTTCGAGTTTCGGGCCAACACCTTTGATCTTTTTCAGATCATCCGGTGTGCCGCGCGCGGTTTTCAGCATCTCGGGCGCAGTTTCTACCAGATCAGCCCCTTTGGCCACGGCTTCAGGCTTGGCGATTGTCTTGTCAGTGTCAGCTTGCTTGCTCACTCCGGTTGTGTCGACCGGCTTCTTGGCCGCCGGCTTTGGCTCGTTCTTTTTTGCGGTCGCGCTGTCGACGGGTTTTGGCTTGGTGGGTTTTGATGCTTTCGCAACCCAAGGCGTGATGAGCGGCACTTCAGTGCCATCAATCCGCTTCAACGTATCTCCATGCGCGTCGGCCAGCGCGACAGAGCCGTTCATCGGCTCGCCGCTATAGTCGTGCAGGCTGGTCACACCACCAAGCGGTTCAGACGCAAAGCGCCCGTTCTGCGGCCCCGGTGTCGGCACTTTTCCTGCGGCCATGTCATCCAGAATCTTGGCAAAGCTTTCGGCAGTCAGATCTTCGTAATAATCCTTGCCGATCTGTGCCATGGGCGCATTTGCACAGGCACCCAGACACTCCACCTCTTCCCAGCTGAACTTGCCATCGGACGAGAGCATATGTGCGCGCGGCGCGATCTTTTCCTTGCAGATCTCGACCAGCTTTTCAGCGCCACAAATCATGCAGGATGTCGTACCGCATACCTGAATATGCGCAACAGAACCAACGGGTTGCAGTTGGAACATGAAGTAGAACGTCGCCACTTCCAACGCCCGGATATACGCCATATCCAGCATCGAGGCGATATGCTCAATCGCGGGACGGGTCAGCCACCCTTCCTGTTCCTGCGCACGCCACAATAGCGGGATGATGGCCGAAGCTTGTCTGCCTTCAGGGTATTTTGTGATCTGCCCTTCGGCCCAAGCCTGATTGGCGGGCGTAAAGGCGAAGCTGTCGGGTTGGTTTGGGTGCAGGCGGCGCAGCATTAGCGGTCAATCTCTCCGAACACGACATCCATTGTGCCGATAATGGCGGCCACATCGGCCAGTTGGTGCCCTTTGGCAATATAATCCATGCTTTGCAGGTGCAGGTAACCCGGCGCGCGAATTTTGGCGCGGTAGGGTCGGTTGGTGCCATCGGCCACCAGATAGACGCCGAATTCGCCCTTAGGGGCCTCAACAGCGGCATATACTTCGCCTGCGGGCACATGGAAGCCCTCGGTATAGAGTTTGAAATGATGGATCAGCGCTTCCATCGAGGTTTTCATCTCGGCGCGCGACGGCGGCGTGACTT comes from the Roseinatronobacter monicus genome and includes:
- a CDS encoding NADH-quinone oxidoreductase subunit E, whose protein sequence is MLRRLHPNQPDSFAFTPANQAWAEGQITKYPEGRQASAIIPLLWRAQEQEGWLTRPAIEHIASMLDMAYIRALEVATFYFMFQLQPVGSVAHIQVCGTTSCMICGAEKLVEICKEKIAPRAHMLSSDGKFSWEEVECLGACANAPMAQIGKDYYEDLTAESFAKILDDMAAGKVPTPGPQNGRFASEPLGGVTSLHDYSGEPMNGSVALADAHGDTLKRIDGTEVPLITPWVAKASKPTKPKPVDSATAKKNEPKPAAKKPVDTTGVSKQADTDKTIAKPEAVAKGADLVETAPEMLKTARGTPDDLKKIKGVGPKLEGVLNDLGVWHYWQIAGWSAAEIEWVDARLKFKGRIARDGWVEQANNLAAAGEADKSQSS
- a CDS encoding DUF5337 domain-containing protein, producing the protein MAKPSSREMALARQARLAGLVMAVTIVAWVVLGWMGREFGWDPRYAFLIDFSALAAFVWALIVTFRVWRQGKADK
- the nuoF gene encoding NADH-quinone oxidoreductase subunit NuoF, giving the protein MLEDKDRIFTNIYGMHDRSLKGAQARGHWDGTKALLEKGRDWIIDEMKQSGLRGRGGAGFPTGLKWSFMPKESDGRPSYLVVNADESEPGTCKDREIMRHDPHTLIEGCLIASFAMQAHACYIYIRGEYIREREALQNAIDEAYDAGLVGPNASGSGWDFDIYLHHGAGAYICGEETALLESLEGKKGMPRMKPPFPAGAGLYGCPTTVNNVESIAVVPTILRRGGAWFAGFGRPNNAGTKLFAISGHVNRPCVVEEAMSISFEELIEKHCGGIRGGWDNLLAVIPGGSSVPCVRGEKMRDATMDFDYLRNELGSGLGTAAVIVMDKQTDIIKAIWRLSKFYKHESCGQCTPCREGTGWMMRVMDRLLRGEAEIEEIDMLWDVTKQVEGHTICALGDAAAWPIQGLIRNFRDVIEDRITAQKAGRMSKVAAE